Proteins found in one Seonamhaeicola sp. S2-3 genomic segment:
- a CDS encoding sulfatase, translating to MKCTKLLFLVSLAFFSCKNEKTEVVNEEAAKPNVLFIAVDDLNNMIGPIDNFTNVKTPNFDRLADMGVTFTNAHVQAPLCGPSRASIMTGLRPSTTGIYGMTPDNSIRRPGNDATKDITFLPEYFEQNGYHTMGIGKLFHIHAPDSMFNESGGRVKGFGPYPKKRFVWDGRGKGIKGVHGKTNTDWGAFPENDTLMPDHDSANWAIKRLQRDYDTPFFLGLGFLRVHVPLYVPQKWFDMHPLDSIETPPYLADDLKDIPPVGLQINDLPMMPSTEWAIESGEWKKIVQAYLACMSYVDYELGRVLDALESSKYANNTVIVLWSDHGYRLGEKGTFAKHALWETATKAPLMFAGPHLPKGKKIDAPVEMLSIYPTLLELANLPAYERNEGKSLVGMMKNDEGIEDTYALTTYGMNNHAVRTNQYRYIQYEDGTEEFYDHTTDPNEWYNEANNPKYKEKMEELKGYLPKENSKWDSESNYTFQPYFVEQKARVNGESVRPVKVIGADK from the coding sequence ATGAAATGCACAAAGTTGTTATTTTTAGTTTCATTGGCTTTTTTTTCATGTAAAAATGAAAAAACTGAAGTCGTAAATGAAGAAGCTGCTAAACCCAATGTATTATTTATTGCTGTTGATGATTTAAATAATATGATTGGACCTATCGATAATTTTACAAATGTAAAAACCCCAAATTTTGATAGGCTTGCAGATATGGGAGTTACTTTTACAAATGCACATGTACAAGCGCCTTTATGTGGGCCATCAAGAGCTTCAATAATGACAGGTTTACGGCCATCAACCACAGGTATTTACGGCATGACACCCGATAATTCAATTCGCAGACCTGGTAATGATGCTACTAAGGATATTACCTTTTTGCCAGAGTATTTTGAACAAAATGGCTATCATACCATGGGTATAGGGAAATTATTCCATATCCATGCACCAGATAGCATGTTCAATGAATCAGGAGGGCGAGTAAAAGGATTTGGTCCTTATCCCAAAAAACGATTTGTTTGGGATGGAAGAGGTAAAGGAATTAAAGGTGTTCACGGAAAAACAAATACAGATTGGGGCGCTTTTCCAGAAAACGATACTTTAATGCCTGATCACGATTCTGCAAATTGGGCTATTAAGCGTTTACAGAGAGATTATGATACACCTTTCTTTTTAGGGCTAGGTTTTTTAAGAGTTCATGTACCATTATATGTACCACAAAAATGGTTTGATATGCATCCTTTGGATAGTATAGAAACACCTCCGTATTTAGCTGATGATTTAAAAGATATTCCACCTGTAGGATTACAAATTAATGATTTACCCATGATGCCGTCTACAGAATGGGCTATTGAAAGTGGTGAGTGGAAAAAAATTGTGCAAGCTTATTTAGCCTGTATGAGTTATGTAGATTACGAATTAGGTCGGGTTCTAGATGCATTAGAAAGTAGCAAATATGCTAATAATACTGTAATTGTTTTATGGTCAGACCATGGTTATCGTTTAGGAGAAAAAGGAACGTTTGCAAAACATGCCTTATGGGAAACGGCTACAAAAGCACCATTGATGTTTGCAGGACCTCATTTACCTAAAGGAAAGAAAATTGATGCGCCAGTTGAAATGTTGTCTATATACCCTACTTTATTAGAGTTAGCTAATCTTCCTGCTTACGAAAGAAACGAAGGTAAAAGTTTGGTGGGTATGATGAAGAATGATGAAGGAATAGAAGATACTTACGCACTTACAACTTACGGAATGAATAACCATGCGGTTAGAACAAACCAATACAGATACATTCAATATGAAGATGGTACTGAAGAATTTTATGACCATACAACCGACCCAAATGAATGGTATAACGAAGCCAACAATCCTAAGTACAAAGAAAAAATGGAAGAGTTAAAAGGATACTTGCCAAAAGAGAATTCAAAATGGGATTCAGAATCCAACTATACCTTTCAACCCTATTTTGTAGAGCAAAAAGCTCGTGTAAACGGAGAAAGCGTTAGACCTGTTAAAGTTATTGGAGCTGATAAGTAA